One Deltaproteobacteria bacterium DNA segment encodes these proteins:
- a CDS encoding TonB-dependent receptor, which translates to MSRYSQLAFKRGDPSYSGTTIHLQQYDGQVRAKLRLHEDIVLALRVNGAFGGTAADDLIDMGDSGLIRRKWSFSSGMADAVATWSNADMPVSAALGIEYSYDSEDIGRPRRLDRTTHAVTQQLGDFQPLELRNFALYAQVRAHFLEKALKLITGVRWDQHSIYNTQLNARAGAVYRINSMLTTKLLYGSSFKAPSPFLLYAQPLQVGGIIGNINLDPQRADSIELAASFFFLQYFDFSTNVSLTRISNKAEFQPTGINQAAQNVAEINSMSIESKLNVVYNKNLRGFVSLERQFAERSFAAFGYLSQLVGSKLAAYPDLVARTGVTYLRPITNDFDLQGSVLAKYVSARRSSTSNSLLAMGRYKVGEYVALDATMMATYHMSTDIRIHIQLIGRNLFDSYTQEPGFAGYDYPARPRELLLNVGLEL; encoded by the coding sequence GCACAACGATTCATCTCCAGCAATACGATGGTCAGGTGCGCGCAAAGCTCCGGCTTCACGAGGATATCGTTTTGGCGCTGCGTGTGAATGGCGCTTTTGGTGGTACCGCTGCCGACGATTTGATCGACATGGGTGATTCAGGGCTGATTCGTCGCAAATGGTCATTTAGTAGTGGTATGGCAGACGCCGTGGCAACGTGGTCCAATGCAGATATGCCTGTTTCAGCCGCTCTCGGTATCGAGTATTCGTATGACTCCGAGGACATCGGTCGCCCGAGGCGGCTCGACCGTACCACACACGCCGTAACCCAGCAATTGGGAGATTTTCAGCCCCTCGAGCTTCGCAACTTTGCTCTCTATGCTCAGGTACGAGCACATTTTTTAGAAAAAGCACTCAAGTTGATTACCGGCGTTCGTTGGGATCAACATTCGATATATAACACTCAGTTAAACGCGCGTGCCGGTGCGGTATACCGTATAAATTCGATGCTGACCACCAAGTTGCTGTATGGGTCTTCTTTCAAGGCGCCGTCGCCATTTCTGCTCTATGCGCAACCGCTGCAAGTCGGTGGCATTATCGGTAATATCAACCTCGATCCACAACGGGCTGACTCTATTGAGCTGGCCGCGTCGTTTTTCTTTTTGCAATACTTCGATTTTTCGACCAATGTGAGTCTAACTCGCATCAGTAACAAAGCAGAGTTTCAGCCTACTGGTATCAATCAGGCGGCTCAGAACGTAGCCGAAATCAACAGCATGTCAATTGAAAGCAAGCTGAACGTGGTCTATAACAAAAACCTTCGGGGATTTGTTTCGCTCGAACGCCAGTTTGCTGAACGCTCGTTCGCGGCTTTCGGATATCTTTCGCAATTGGTGGGCTCCAAATTGGCTGCATATCCAGATCTAGTTGCGCGAACTGGTGTCACCTACTTAAGGCCAATCACCAATGATTTCGACTTGCAGGGTTCTGTTTTAGCAAAATATGTGAGCGCCAGACGTTCATCGACTTCCAACAGCCTGCTGGCAATGGGTCGCTACAAGGTAGGGGAATACGTTGCCCTCGATGCGACGATGATGGCTACGTACCACATGTCGACCGATATACGGATTCATATACAATTGATCGGACGCAACCTTTTCGACTCATACACTCAAGAGCCCGGTTTTGCCGGATACGATTATCCTGCGCGACCGCGAGAGCTATTATTGAATGTTGGATTAGAACTCTGA
- a CDS encoding RimK family protein: MPTLLVLEKPEAWGLHLNGVEVVAAQEYLVNPKYHDAKRTKVFNLCKTYSYQTVGYYVSLLASARGHKPMPSAETLQDLRQASIIRIASEDLDEYIQLAFKDLKTSDFELSIYFGRNLAKRYDRLSRALFNQFPAPLLRAEFRYKEKWKLESLRPIAAGDIPESHHNFVREQAERYFDRPHGPAIIKNPYYEIGILINPEEVNAPSNDKAKAKFVKAAKMAGMQPTLIRKEDYGRVAEFDALFIRETTSVNHHTYRFARRAAAEGLIVIDDPESIVRCSNKVYLAELFKKHKISAPKTYMVHRNTMAKIEQEISFPCVVKQPDSSFSMNVSKANNITEFRSHVAEILEESELAVVQHFVPSDFDWRIGVIDGQALYACRYHFAKGDWRIQTVDHNGNKCYGKVETIAIEDAPNEVVTLAIKATAHIGDGFYGVDIKQNSEGFFVVEINDNPNIDSGYEDKILKDRLYASIINVFVKRLEARRLRLL, encoded by the coding sequence ATGCCTACTTTACTTGTTTTAGAAAAACCAGAAGCTTGGGGGCTACATCTTAATGGTGTTGAAGTTGTTGCCGCGCAAGAATACTTGGTAAATCCAAAGTATCATGATGCTAAAAGAACAAAAGTTTTTAATTTATGCAAAACTTATAGCTATCAAACAGTAGGGTATTATGTTTCACTTTTAGCTTCGGCACGTGGACATAAACCAATGCCGTCTGCTGAGACTTTACAAGATTTAAGGCAGGCATCAATAATTCGCATCGCTTCTGAAGATTTAGATGAATATATTCAATTAGCTTTTAAAGATCTTAAAACATCCGATTTTGAGTTAAGTATTTATTTCGGTCGCAATTTAGCTAAAAGATATGATCGACTTTCTCGAGCTTTGTTTAATCAGTTTCCAGCTCCGTTATTGCGCGCCGAATTTCGCTACAAAGAAAAATGGAAACTAGAGTCTCTTAGACCTATTGCTGCAGGGGATATTCCTGAGTCACATCATAATTTTGTTCGCGAACAAGCTGAACGTTACTTTGATCGGCCTCACGGACCGGCGATTATAAAGAATCCATATTATGAAATTGGGATTTTGATAAATCCCGAAGAAGTAAATGCCCCTTCAAACGATAAAGCAAAAGCCAAATTTGTTAAAGCCGCCAAAATGGCTGGTATGCAACCAACATTAATTCGTAAAGAAGACTATGGTCGCGTTGCCGAATTTGACGCTCTTTTTATTCGCGAAACCACTAGTGTTAATCACCATACATACAGGTTTGCGCGCCGTGCAGCTGCTGAAGGACTTATAGTAATTGACGACCCAGAATCTATAGTGCGTTGTTCAAATAAAGTATATTTAGCCGAATTATTTAAAAAACATAAAATATCGGCACCAAAGACATATATGGTGCATCGCAATACAATGGCTAAAATCGAACAAGAGATATCATTTCCATGTGTCGTTAAACAACCAGATAGTTCGTTTTCTATGAATGTTTCTAAAGCAAATAATATAACTGAATTTCGGTCGCATGTTGCTGAAATTTTAGAAGAATCAGAACTTGCGGTAGTGCAGCATTTTGTTCCTTCTGATTTTGACTGGCGTATTGGTGTAATTGATGGTCAAGCTCTTTATGCTTGTCGATATCATTTTGCTAAAGGAGATTGGCGCATTCAAACTGTCGATCATAATGGCAATAAATGTTACGGCAAGGTAGAAACTATTGCCATAGAAGATGCTCCTAATGAGGTGGTTACATTGGCTATAAAAGCAACAGCTCATATCGGCGATGGTTTTTATGGCGTAGATATCAAACAAAATAGTGAAGGATTTTTTGTGGTCGAAATAAATGATAATCCTAATATTGATTCTGGTTATGAAGATAAAATATTAAAAGATAGATTATATGCTTCTATTATTAATGTATTTGTTAAAAGACTTGAGGCGCGAAGGTTGCGCTTACTATGA
- a CDS encoding glutamate--cysteine ligase: MNNSSYKLLQAIGVELEYMIVDRETLDVKPLADQVLKSVSGEYESEIEQGDIAWSNELALHVLELKTNGPVTSLSGLPAKFQKNIHKINDILTQFDARLMPSAMHPWMNPEQQLQLWPHENNEIYNFFDRVFNCRRHGWANLQSTHINLSFGNDEEFGRLHAAIRLILPIIPAIAASSPLKEGQLTGVLDSRLAVYSYNSERIPSSTGKVIPERVFNRQDYEQVILQQIYHDLQPIDPEGILRHEWANARGCIARFDRGAIEIRLLDIQETPKVDITIAAVVIAVIRALCDEKLSDIHQQQLWEIDPLRDILHECIESGGDAIIDDQQYLETLGINDLQSCSALELWRHLALRCKKDFDDELKSVWDILMKHGCLSNRIRRELGPRPSRTIQYQVYEQLCDCLRNGEMFV; this comes from the coding sequence ATGAATAACTCTTCTTATAAATTACTTCAGGCTATCGGTGTCGAGCTTGAATATATGATTGTTGATAGAGAAACTCTTGATGTTAAGCCACTTGCTGATCAAGTGTTAAAATCGGTGTCCGGTGAATATGAGTCAGAAATTGAGCAAGGCGATATTGCTTGGTCTAATGAGCTTGCTCTTCATGTTCTTGAACTAAAAACCAATGGACCAGTAACATCACTGTCAGGGTTACCTGCGAAGTTTCAAAAAAATATTCATAAAATAAATGACATTCTAACTCAGTTTGACGCCAGATTAATGCCATCAGCAATGCATCCATGGATGAATCCTGAGCAACAATTGCAATTATGGCCTCATGAAAATAATGAAATATATAACTTTTTTGACCGTGTTTTTAATTGTCGCAGACATGGATGGGCAAATTTACAGTCAACTCATATAAATTTATCTTTTGGTAATGATGAAGAATTTGGCAGACTTCATGCCGCGATTAGGTTAATTTTACCGATTATTCCCGCCATAGCCGCGAGTTCTCCATTGAAAGAAGGCCAGCTTACCGGAGTACTAGATTCTCGTCTTGCTGTTTATAGTTATAATAGCGAACGTATACCAAGTAGCACTGGCAAAGTGATTCCTGAAAGAGTTTTTAACAGACAAGATTATGAACAAGTAATACTTCAACAGATTTATCACGATTTACAACCAATAGACCCTGAAGGCATTTTACGACATGAATGGGCTAATGCGCGTGGTTGCATAGCACGTTTTGATCGTGGTGCGATTGAGATCAGACTATTAGATATTCAAGAGACGCCAAAAGTAGATATAACTATCGCTGCTGTGGTAATTGCAGTAATTCGTGCGCTTTGTGACGAAAAATTAAGTGATATTCATCAACAACAATTATGGGAAATTGACCCACTGCGTGATATTTTGCACGAATGCATCGAATCTGGTGGCGATGCAATTATTGACGATCAACAATATTTAGAAACTCTTGGTATTAATGATTTACAATCATGTTCTGCATTGGAGCTTTGGCGACATTTAGCTTTGCGTTGTAAGAAAGATTTTGATGATGAACTTAAGTCTGTCTGGGATATATTAATGAAGCATGGTTGTTTATCTAATCGAATTAGACGTGAATTGGGACCACGACCATCTCGCACTATACAATATCAAGTATATGAGCAATTATGCGATTGTTTACGTAACGGTGAAATGTTTGTTTAA
- a CDS encoding 6-phosphofructokinase, which yields MSIALKRIGILTGGGDCPGLNAVIRAVAKAAINGGLEVVGIEDGYLGLIQNRMRVLTSNDVSGLLTMGGTILGSSNKANPSAYAVPDANGKWVVRDVRDEVVKHYKQSQLDALVVIGGDGTMSGAAQLIEHGITNIVGVPKTIDNDLWGTDVTFGHDTAVETATQALDKVHTTASSHHRVMVVELMGRYAGWLALHAGVASGADVILMPEIPFSLDVVTDKCVERSKFGKRFTIVAVGEGATPKGGEQFVEHVDPTSPDPIRLGGVGKFVASEIEKRSGIEARAIVLGHVQRGGTPTPHDRLLSTEFGFHAYELVTAGHFGELVVKRDGKINSVPISEVANKVRTVPTDHIMVRAARAVGTCFGD from the coding sequence ATGTCAATAGCGCTAAAACGTATTGGAATATTAACCGGAGGTGGTGATTGCCCAGGGCTCAACGCAGTTATCCGCGCGGTTGCTAAGGCGGCAATAAATGGCGGGCTTGAAGTTGTTGGCATAGAAGATGGTTATCTTGGGCTAATTCAAAATCGTATGCGTGTACTGACTTCAAATGATGTCAGCGGCTTGCTGACTATGGGAGGCACCATTTTAGGTTCATCAAATAAAGCAAACCCTTCAGCTTATGCCGTACCTGATGCGAACGGTAAATGGGTGGTGCGCGATGTTCGCGATGAAGTGGTAAAACACTACAAGCAAAGCCAACTTGATGCCTTAGTTGTTATAGGTGGCGATGGCACAATGAGCGGTGCAGCACAGCTAATAGAACACGGCATTACTAATATAGTTGGTGTCCCTAAAACTATCGATAATGATTTGTGGGGTACTGATGTAACTTTTGGACATGACACTGCTGTAGAAACTGCCACCCAGGCTCTTGATAAAGTGCATACTACCGCATCTAGCCACCATCGTGTCATGGTAGTAGAACTTATGGGCCGTTATGCTGGTTGGTTAGCTTTGCATGCCGGGGTTGCTAGTGGCGCTGATGTAATTTTAATGCCAGAAATACCATTTTCACTCGATGTAGTAACCGATAAATGTGTTGAGCGTAGCAAGTTTGGCAAACGTTTTACGATTGTCGCAGTTGGTGAAGGTGCTACACCAAAAGGTGGCGAGCAGTTCGTTGAGCACGTTGATCCTACCTCGCCGGATCCTATTCGTTTAGGCGGTGTTGGCAAATTTGTTGCCTCTGAAATTGAAAAACGTTCAGGTATTGAAGCAAGAGCTATTGTGCTTGGGCATGTTCAACGTGGTGGCACTCCAACCCCACATGATCGTTTGCTATCAACTGAGTTTGGTTTTCATGCTTACGAATTAGTTACCGCAGGGCATTTTGGTGAGCTTGTGGTTAAACGCGATGGCAAGATTAACTCTGTACCTATTAGTGAAGTTGCCAATAAAGTTCGTACGGTGCCCACAGATCATATAATGGTTAGAGCTGCACGTGCTGTAGGTACATGTTTTGGTGATTAG
- a CDS encoding DUF3516 domain-containing protein — translation MSTLASCIEFGISATSALDRFVAWVTDTGLSLYPAQEEGILALAEHQHLILNTPTGSGKSLVASFALFLALCEQKRAFYTCPIKALVNEKFFDFCRILGPDNVGLQTGDATVNRDAKVIICTAEILANIAVREARLAADYIVMDEFHYYGDRDRGSAWQIPLLLLDQSVFVLMSATLGDTHKITDYLEAITGREVADVRSAERPVPLDFVYSDNPLHETLAELIKQNRQPIYLVNFTQRTAAEQAQNLLSSDFTVKEDKEALRQAIANERFSTPYGKDMQRFLRHGVGLHHAGLLPKYRLLVEKLAQRGLLKVVSGTDTLGMGINVPIRTVLFTKLCKYDGEKTAILSARDFHQIAGRAGRKGFDDHGYVVAQAPEHIIENRRLESKKQTGRKVIKKQPPDKGYVHWDKNTFEQLQQKSPEPLESRFEVSFGLLLSLIQSEVAVKGGGYGRLIQLIANSHGSDGIKRRQRHQAARLFRTLRKAGIIVLHQIEDYRGAYVRIAKELQRDFSLFHTLSLYLVESLTMLEPNSPTYYLDILSQVESVLEDPDAILYRQLDKLKGDKIAELKAAGVEYEERMAELEKLEYPKPNRDFVYATFNEFAEKHPWVGSENIRPKSIARDLIERMLSFKDYVIEYKLERIEGLLLRYLTEVYKTLIQTVPAKYHDDDLLDVVTYLRSLVRSVDSSLIDEWERLRDPDAPIVENIAELSPPKPRDIASDPRAFAARARNDLHKLLKALAQKDYQAASEAVLQRENEWSPEKIATEIEPYYIEHSHIDITPLARRPHNTFIKEIGPRQWQAIQKIVDEDGEADWVIECLVDLIEERDEDLPLIELVRVTR, via the coding sequence TTGTCAACATTAGCGTCATGTATCGAATTTGGAATATCAGCTACATCTGCGCTTGATCGTTTTGTCGCTTGGGTTACTGATACTGGACTTTCACTTTATCCCGCCCAAGAGGAAGGTATTTTAGCATTAGCTGAGCATCAACACTTAATTCTTAATACCCCGACGGGCTCTGGAAAATCGCTAGTAGCTAGCTTTGCTTTATTTCTAGCTTTATGCGAACAAAAACGAGCGTTTTATACTTGTCCCATTAAAGCTTTAGTAAACGAAAAATTTTTTGATTTTTGCCGCATTCTTGGACCTGATAATGTCGGCTTACAAACTGGCGATGCTACGGTTAATCGCGATGCCAAAGTAATTATATGCACTGCCGAAATATTAGCTAATATAGCAGTGCGCGAAGCACGCCTAGCGGCTGATTATATAGTTATGGATGAATTTCATTACTATGGTGATCGCGACCGTGGTTCGGCTTGGCAAATACCTTTGTTGTTACTTGACCAATCTGTCTTTGTACTAATGTCTGCGACGTTGGGGGATACACATAAAATTACTGACTATTTAGAAGCAATTACAGGTCGTGAAGTTGCCGATGTGCGTAGCGCCGAACGCCCGGTACCGCTTGATTTTGTCTATAGTGATAATCCCTTACACGAAACATTAGCTGAACTCATTAAACAGAATCGACAACCAATTTATTTGGTAAATTTTACACAACGTACTGCAGCCGAACAAGCACAAAATCTACTCAGTAGCGATTTTACTGTTAAAGAAGACAAAGAAGCCCTGCGCCAAGCCATTGCCAATGAGCGTTTTAGCACCCCCTACGGTAAAGACATGCAGCGTTTTTTGCGTCACGGGGTTGGATTGCATCACGCTGGATTACTACCAAAATATCGATTACTGGTTGAAAAGTTAGCTCAGCGTGGGTTACTTAAAGTGGTGTCTGGCACTGATACTTTAGGTATGGGTATTAATGTGCCAATTCGCACCGTATTGTTCACTAAATTATGCAAATATGATGGTGAAAAAACTGCCATTTTATCAGCACGTGATTTTCATCAAATCGCTGGGCGGGCAGGGCGTAAAGGGTTTGATGATCATGGATATGTAGTTGCACAAGCGCCTGAGCATATTATTGAAAATCGGCGCCTTGAATCTAAAAAGCAAACTGGACGTAAAGTAATTAAAAAACAGCCGCCCGATAAAGGTTATGTGCATTGGGATAAAAATACATTTGAGCAATTACAGCAAAAATCCCCTGAACCTTTAGAATCTCGTTTTGAAGTAAGCTTTGGTTTGCTACTTAGTTTGATTCAAAGTGAAGTTGCGGTGAAAGGTGGCGGCTATGGTCGCCTAATTCAACTTATCGCCAATTCCCACGGCTCTGATGGTATCAAGCGTCGTCAACGTCATCAAGCAGCACGCTTGTTTCGTACCTTACGTAAAGCTGGTATTATCGTGCTGCATCAGATTGAAGACTATCGTGGTGCTTATGTGCGTATTGCTAAAGAATTGCAGCGCGATTTTTCATTGTTTCACACTTTGTCTCTGTATTTGGTAGAAAGCTTAACCATGCTTGAGCCAAATAGTCCCACATATTATTTAGATATATTATCCCAAGTAGAATCAGTGCTTGAAGATCCTGATGCTATTCTTTACCGTCAGCTCGATAAACTAAAGGGCGACAAAATAGCCGAACTCAAAGCCGCTGGTGTTGAATACGAAGAGCGCATGGCTGAGCTTGAAAAATTAGAATATCCTAAACCAAATCGTGATTTTGTCTATGCAACTTTTAATGAGTTTGCCGAAAAACATCCGTGGGTAGGCAGCGAAAATATTCGCCCAAAATCTATAGCACGTGACTTAATTGAGCGTATGCTATCTTTTAAAGATTATGTAATTGAGTATAAATTAGAGCGAATCGAGGGTCTGCTTTTACGCTATCTTACCGAAGTTTATAAAACCTTAATCCAAACCGTACCAGCTAAGTATCACGATGATGATTTACTCGATGTTGTTACTTATCTGCGTTCACTAGTACGTAGTGTTGATTCAAGCCTTATTGATGAATGGGAGAGATTGCGCGACCCTGATGCACCAATAGTTGAAAATATTGCAGAATTGTCACCACCCAAGCCACGCGACATAGCCAGTGACCCCCGTGCATTTGCGGCGCGAGCGCGTAATGATTTGCATAAACTTCTAAAGGCCTTGGCGCAAAAAGATTACCAAGCGGCGAGCGAGGCAGTATTGCAGCGCGAGAATGAATGGTCACCCGAAAAAATAGCCACAGAGATTGAACCATATTATATCGAACATAGTCATATAGATATTACACCATTAGCGCGTCGTCCGCATAACACCTTCATTAAAGAAATTGGCCCACGCCAGTGGCAAGCGATACAAAAAATTGTCGATGAAGATGGTGAAGCCGATTGGGTGATTGAGTGTTTAGTAGATTTGATTGAAGAACGAGATGAAGACTTGCCCCTAATTGAGTTGGTGAGAGTGACTAGGTAA
- a CDS encoding Uma2 family endonuclease, with protein sequence MAATLKSQPLILTYDDYLRFPNDGKRYEIFEGEVEMNPAPLVIHQRISRKLEFILLTYIEKNNLGEIFDAPVDVILSRTNVVQPDLVFVAKERSSIIAERGIFGAPDLVVEI encoded by the coding sequence ATGGCCGCTACATTAAAGTCACAACCGCTAATTTTGACTTATGATGACTATTTGCGTTTTCCTAATGATGGCAAGCGTTACGAAATTTTTGAAGGGGAGGTTGAAATGAATCCAGCACCATTAGTTATTCATCAACGTATTTCGCGTAAGCTCGAATTTATTTTGTTGACTTACATTGAAAAAAATAATCTTGGTGAGATTTTTGATGCTCCAGTAGATGTAATTTTAAGTCGCACTAATGTTGTTCAACCCGATCTCGTCTTTGTTGCGAAAGAGCGTAGCTCAATAATTGCTGAGCGCGGTATTTTTGGTGCACCAGACTTGGTTGTTGAAATTTAA
- a CDS encoding nucleotidyltransferase domain-containing protein translates to MKIYSAPSNDLKAMTLPERCANYGLAITAIVAEAKRKIAPKRIYLFGSRARGNSRQLSDIDLAFIFDNHANWSDFSSWVHEEAPTLLDVDLIDLDLCHESLREQIYHEGIIIYEREY, encoded by the coding sequence ATGAAAATCTATAGTGCACCTTCTAATGATTTAAAAGCTATGACACTGCCCGAACGTTGTGCTAATTATGGCTTGGCTATTACAGCAATAGTGGCTGAAGCTAAGCGGAAAATAGCACCAAAACGTATTTATTTATTTGGCTCGCGTGCTCGTGGCAACTCGCGCCAATTGTCTGATATTGATTTAGCATTCATCTTTGACAATCATGCTAACTGGAGTGATTTTTCCTCATGGGTTCATGAAGAAGCACCTACTTTGCTTGATGTAGATCTAATAGATCTCGATTTGTGCCACGAGAGTTTACGAGAACAGATATATCATGAGGGGATAATTATTTATGAACGTGAATATTGA
- a CDS encoding nucleotidyltransferase substrate binding protein, with protein MNVNIEPTTQRKIDNFNKALAALNRFMLEPNRSEATAAGIIKGFEFTFEQTWKLFQHLADLAGMQTASPKAALRAALKLGLIDDEKLWLDMLVDRNLSSHTYHTSLAEELVERIESSYSKELQAVASRVQSHLRDDKC; from the coding sequence ATGAACGTGAATATTGAACCAACAACGCAACGTAAAATTGACAATTTCAACAAGGCACTGGCTGCACTTAATCGTTTTATGTTAGAGCCAAACCGTAGCGAAGCAACAGCCGCCGGTATTATTAAAGGTTTTGAATTCACTTTCGAGCAAACCTGGAAACTTTTTCAACATTTGGCTGATCTTGCTGGCATGCAAACAGCCTCTCCCAAAGCAGCGCTACGAGCTGCATTAAAACTAGGCCTTATTGATGATGAAAAATTATGGCTCGATATGCTTGTAGACCGAAACTTATCAAGTCACACTTATCACACTAGCTTGGCCGAAGAATTAGTTGAACGTATCGAGAGTAGTTACAGCAAAGAGTTACAAGCGGTAGCAAGTCGGGTACAAAGTCATTTGCGCGACGATAAATGTTAA
- a CDS encoding DUF3795 domain-containing protein, which yields MSNLENVSYCGIYCAKCYLLKDNPAALAQSLLIKFKAMKFEKWGPALAKYNAELKAFEHVEQCYQLLKAWEQMICPTICRNGGGSMNCTIRECCVSHKLEGCWQCLDVAACDKLASLNIINGNMIRSNIKMIREKGLDTFCKELDNHPGCLFYKEL from the coding sequence ATGAGCAATCTAGAAAACGTTAGCTACTGCGGCATTTATTGCGCCAAATGTTATCTATTAAAAGATAACCCTGCAGCTCTTGCCCAATCTCTGCTTATAAAGTTTAAGGCAATGAAATTTGAAAAATGGGGGCCAGCACTCGCTAAATATAATGCTGAATTAAAAGCTTTTGAACATGTAGAACAATGTTATCAATTGCTAAAAGCATGGGAACAAATGATTTGCCCTACAATTTGTCGTAATGGTGGCGGTTCAATGAATTGTACAATACGAGAATGCTGCGTTTCACATAAGTTAGAAGGTTGTTGGCAGTGTCTTGATGTTGCAGCTTGCGATAAATTGGCATCTTTAAATATAATTAATGGCAATATGATCAGAAGTAATATTAAAATGATACGAGAAAAAGGGCTCGATACTTTTTGTAAAGAATTAGATAATCATCCAGGCTGTCTGTTTTATAAGGAGTTATAA
- a CDS encoding YicC family protein has product MIRSMTGFGFAKREDAGIRVEVEAKSINGRFLKISLRLPPSLSAYETEIEGLVRSRLRRGSISLKIDIFHLNGEAAVRVNEEIIKAYQAIFRRLGVSEEPIATLPGVLVSARDDLNQEALAVVYATINETIDNLVSMRKREGDVLAKALQSFCDNIEVLRKQIKWRVPLVLQEYHDKLKNRVNQLLSGSNISLDNQTLARELAFFADRCDINEELDRLNSHISQVKEQINKNDESGRVLDFLSQEILREVNTIGAKSSDIEINMAVVKLKTEIERFKEQIANVE; this is encoded by the coding sequence ATGATCCGTAGTATGACCGGCTTTGGTTTTGCCAAACGAGAAGACGCTGGCATTCGCGTTGAAGTAGAAGCCAAAAGTATCAACGGGCGCTTTTTAAAAATTTCATTAAGGTTACCTCCGTCATTATCTGCTTATGAAACAGAAATTGAAGGACTTGTTCGTTCACGACTGCGTCGCGGTTCAATAAGTCTGAAAATAGATATATTTCATCTTAATGGTGAAGCAGCAGTGAGAGTTAACGAAGAAATAATTAAGGCTTATCAGGCAATCTTTCGTCGTCTTGGGGTAAGTGAAGAGCCAATAGCTACATTACCAGGAGTACTTGTCAGTGCTCGAGATGATTTAAACCAAGAAGCCTTAGCCGTTGTGTATGCTACGATAAATGAAACAATTGATAATTTGGTATCTATGCGTAAACGTGAAGGTGATGTATTAGCGAAAGCGTTGCAAAGTTTTTGCGATAATATAGAAGTGTTGCGTAAACAAATTAAATGGCGAGTTCCATTAGTGCTGCAGGAATATCATGATAAATTAAAAAATCGTGTTAACCAGCTGCTTTCAGGATCTAATATTTCCTTAGATAACCAGACGCTAGCTCGTGAATTAGCTTTTTTTGCAGACCGTTGCGATATTAATGAAGAGCTTGATCGGCTTAATTCTCATATTTCTCAAGTAAAAGAACAAATTAATAAAAACGATGAATCAGGAAGAGTATTAGATTTTTTAAGTCAAGAAATACTTCGTGAAGTAAATACTATTGGTGCTAAAAGTTCTGATATAGAGATAAATATGGCGGTGGTTAAACTTAAAACTGAAATTGAACGTTTTAAAGAACAAATTGCTAACGTGGAGTAA
- a CDS encoding TraR/DksA C4-type zinc finger protein — protein MNKKDIKRFKDLLLKERADLIKKASKTLAEEAQLDVNELPDEIDQASAEYSQSFIFRLRDREKYYLSKIDRALEKIENNEFGICEACGDEITTKRLEARPVTTLCIRCKEEQEREERSYG, from the coding sequence GTGAACAAAAAAGACATCAAACGTTTTAAAGATTTACTTTTAAAAGAACGCGCTGATCTTATTAAAAAGGCCAGCAAAACGCTTGCCGAAGAAGCTCAACTTGACGTTAATGAGCTTCCTGATGAAATCGATCAAGCTTCAGCAGAATACTCTCAGTCGTTTATCTTTAGACTTCGCGATCGTGAAAAGTATTATCTTTCTAAGATTGATCGTGCATTGGAGAAAATAGAAAACAACGAATTTGGTATTTGCGAAGCATGTGGTGATGAGATCACCACCAAGAGGTTAGAGGCTAGACCTGTGACCACTCTCTGCATTCGTTGCAAAGAAGAACAAGAAAGGGAAGAACGCAGTTACGGTTAA